From a single Nostoc sp. MS1 genomic region:
- the prmC gene encoding peptide chain release factor N(5)-glutamine methyltransferase: protein MTDQRLNVVSGLQLWQWRNRATQSAIAHNVPVVEVDWLLQEIAGLDRLALRLESFKDWSEISLSLSLDELDQLWQRRLSDCLPVQYIAGVTPWRNFKLTVSSSVLIPRPETECLIDLAVAAVANSEAPQLQQGHWVDLGTGSGAIALGLADAFPQATIYAVDYSREALAIAKQNARDLGLFERIRFYQGRWWEPLNLLKGQVSGMISNPPYIPSNVVPTLQPEVVNHEPHLALDGGTDGLDAIRHLIDVAPSYLQPGGIWLIEMMAGQAEAVKTLLQQQGSYENIQIHTDLAGIERFALAYIQS from the coding sequence ATGACAGATCAACGGCTGAATGTAGTTTCTGGTTTACAACTTTGGCAATGGCGCAATAGGGCGACTCAAAGCGCGATCGCTCACAATGTCCCTGTGGTAGAAGTAGACTGGTTATTGCAAGAAATAGCTGGTTTAGACCGTTTGGCACTACGTTTAGAGTCGTTTAAAGATTGGTCGGAGATTTCCTTGAGTTTGTCTCTTGACGAGTTAGACCAGTTGTGGCAAAGGCGATTAAGCGATTGCCTACCCGTACAATACATCGCTGGGGTAACACCTTGGCGCAACTTTAAGCTCACAGTGTCCAGTTCTGTTTTAATTCCCAGGCCAGAAACCGAGTGCTTGATTGATTTAGCTGTGGCAGCTGTTGCTAATAGTGAAGCACCACAGTTACAACAAGGACATTGGGTAGATTTAGGAACGGGGAGTGGGGCGATCGCTCTGGGGTTAGCTGATGCTTTCCCACAAGCAACAATTTACGCCGTTGATTACAGTCGAGAAGCTTTGGCGATCGCTAAACAAAATGCCCGTGATTTGGGTCTATTTGAGAGGATACGCTTTTATCAAGGTCGCTGGTGGGAGCCTTTAAACTTACTCAAAGGTCAAGTTAGTGGCATGATATCGAACCCTCCTTATATTCCCAGTAATGTTGTGCCTACGCTACAACCAGAAGTAGTAAACCATGAACCGCATTTAGCCTTAGATGGTGGTACTGATGGCTTAGATGCTATCCGCCATTTAATAGATGTAGCCCCCAGTTATTTACAACCTGGGGGTATATGGTTAATTGAAATGATGGCAGGTCAAGCAGAAGCAGTTAAAACTCTGCTGCAACAGCAAGGGAGTTATGAAAATATTCAAATTCACACTGATTTAGCTGGGATTGAACGCTTTGCCCTAGCATATATTCAGTCCTGA
- a CDS encoding L-threonylcarbamoyladenylate synthase yields MTRVSLEALIAGVRSGSLVSFPTDTVPALATLPEQAELIFAAKQRSQDKPLILMGAIAEDLWPYVKGSEQEYQIWQEVVSKYWPGALTLVLPASNRVPKVMNPIDPTTIGIRVPKSAIAQTILAQTGPLATTSANFSGQPALLTMAEIDVQFPTVLTLESDATAEASIGLPSTVAKWAEEGWQILRQGAVTLDS; encoded by the coding sequence ATGACTAGGGTTTCATTAGAAGCATTGATAGCTGGTGTACGTAGTGGCAGTTTAGTGAGTTTTCCTACGGATACTGTGCCAGCGCTGGCAACTCTACCAGAACAAGCAGAATTAATTTTTGCCGCTAAACAGCGCAGTCAGGACAAGCCTCTAATTTTAATGGGGGCGATTGCTGAAGATTTATGGCCTTATGTTAAAGGTAGTGAGCAGGAGTATCAAATTTGGCAGGAAGTGGTTAGCAAATATTGGCCGGGAGCGCTGACATTAGTATTACCAGCAAGTAATCGCGTCCCGAAAGTAATGAATCCCATTGACCCTACAACTATTGGTATTCGTGTGCCGAAGAGTGCGATCGCGCAAACAATCTTGGCTCAAACCGGGCCTCTTGCTACTACTAGCGCCAACTTCTCAGGACAGCCAGCTTTATTAACAATGGCAGAGATTGATGTTCAGTTTCCTACAGTGTTAACACTAGAATCTGATGCAACGGCAGAAGCCTCAATTGGCTTACCTTCTACAGTAGCTAAATGGGCGGAGGAAGGTTGGCAAATATTACGTCAAGGAGCGGTAACACTTGACAGTTGA
- a CDS encoding zinc-dependent alcohol dehydrogenase, whose translation MLAALLYGQEDLRLEQVADPSPDIGEVVIKVEAATTCGTDLKVWRRGGHAKMLKPPTLFGHEAAGVIVAVGADVTGWQLGDRVVANNSAPCKKCLFCQRQEYSLCPHLTWNNGTFAQYLKIPAPIVQHNLLPVPDELPIELAAMTEPLACVLHGVARSHIKPRDRVVVLGDGAIGLMFVAALADSVEVLLWGGNDQRLEIGKKLGAAKTFNYHQNSDIPDVVKELTQGWGADVVIEATGVPSVWEIAIACARPGATVNLFGGCPRDTTITVNTEQLHYSELTLKGVFHNTPEYVRSALALIATRKIPFELLISEQRPLKDLEQVFYDMKARKVIKVAMMCN comes from the coding sequence GTGCTAGCTGCCTTACTTTATGGTCAGGAAGATTTACGTTTAGAACAAGTTGCTGACCCTTCTCCAGATATTGGGGAAGTAGTAATTAAGGTGGAAGCAGCTACAACTTGTGGTACAGATTTAAAGGTCTGGCGGCGTGGTGGTCATGCCAAGATGTTGAAGCCGCCTACTTTGTTTGGTCATGAAGCAGCCGGAGTAATTGTTGCAGTTGGTGCTGATGTAACTGGTTGGCAATTAGGCGATCGCGTGGTAGCAAATAACTCTGCTCCATGCAAAAAATGCCTTTTTTGTCAACGACAAGAATATTCACTTTGCCCTCATTTGACTTGGAATAATGGTACATTTGCCCAATATTTGAAAATTCCCGCGCCGATAGTCCAGCATAATCTACTGCCCGTCCCTGATGAGTTACCAATTGAATTGGCGGCAATGACGGAACCTTTGGCTTGTGTGCTGCATGGGGTAGCCCGTTCTCATATCAAACCTAGAGATAGGGTTGTAGTATTGGGAGATGGGGCAATTGGGTTAATGTTTGTGGCGGCTTTGGCTGATAGTGTTGAGGTCTTATTGTGGGGTGGTAACGACCAAAGGCTGGAAATTGGTAAAAAGTTAGGTGCAGCGAAGACTTTTAATTATCATCAAAATTCAGATATTCCAGATGTAGTGAAAGAACTCACTCAAGGCTGGGGTGCAGATGTGGTAATTGAAGCAACGGGAGTACCTAGCGTTTGGGAAATTGCGATCGCCTGCGCTCGTCCTGGTGCTACTGTTAATTTATTCGGTGGTTGTCCTAGAGATACAACAATTACAGTTAATACCGAACAATTACATTACAGTGAACTTACCCTCAAAGGCGTATTTCACAATACTCCAGAATATGTTCGTTCTGCACTTGCTCTTATAGCTACTCGAAAAATTCCTTTTGAATTACTAATTAGTGAACAGCGCCCATTAAAAGACTTAGAACAAGTTTTTTATGATATGAAGGCGAGAAAAGTAATTAAAGTGGCAATGATGTGTAATTAG
- a CDS encoding low-complexity tail membrane protein — MPSFRSEPILWIHIAGLATLPVFLLLCLLFLSVGEPILPVWVELLLVAAAGVIPLLWMQLRRPFYIYAILGIALKPENLTEQQRKILCLINTKLNRGLALLAAIVSFFVLWQLYQATPLVVSITRHLPQWRILGLILAALTFLASNLFLQIPVSVARILVTNDTEFAAIEPLPLEKINQDFTILGVRVNKILPQLPVKIKTEE; from the coding sequence ATGCCCTCATTTCGCTCAGAACCAATACTGTGGATTCATATTGCTGGATTGGCAACACTGCCAGTCTTTTTGCTGCTGTGCTTATTGTTTCTATCTGTAGGTGAGCCAATCTTACCTGTATGGGTGGAACTTTTACTCGTAGCGGCAGCTGGTGTAATTCCGCTTTTGTGGATGCAGTTACGCCGACCCTTTTATATATATGCCATTTTAGGAATTGCTCTCAAACCAGAAAATCTGACCGAGCAGCAAAGAAAAATACTTTGTTTAATTAATACAAAATTGAATCGTGGATTGGCACTTTTGGCAGCAATTGTGTCTTTCTTTGTGTTGTGGCAGTTATATCAAGCAACGCCGTTAGTTGTCTCTATCACTCGTCATTTGCCTCAGTGGCGCATATTAGGTTTAATACTAGCGGCTTTGACCTTTTTAGCAAGTAATCTTTTTCTGCAAATTCCCGTGAGTGTAGCACGTATTTTAGTGACAAATGACACAGAATTTGCAGCGATAGAACCATTACCTTTAGAGAAGATAAACCAGGATTTTACAATTTTAGGGGTGCGGGTTAATAAAATCTTGCCCCAGTTACCTGTGAAAATAAAAACAGAGGAATGA
- the infB gene encoding translation initiation factor IF-2: MNNGKVRIYELSKELNLDNKELLAICDQLNIAVKSHSSTISESEAESIRETAEKLAATNGASKKELNTNTHKPNSAPAGSRNRPAPPQKQQQILEIRKPKILRNTTSNAPEASVANNQIASSEANSPTPPRPATPVSPMKPTVPSRPVPRNTSETPQPDVPETEPTPKPPAPDKVAAQKSEKPAQPRPSKQERAPKPQLAAPPSRPVAEKANLIADVTIASGEKPILKRDRPRQEDEREQGKPRVAKAVQGEVSTAPVQKPSRPGQGPTKPEQRSSRPGAPGGDGVRPQRPARPSVEAAPVATPPRAIPGGPGRGERGNVDTAAIAPDLLDLKRPTPPRIGKGGKKWQEEEIIDEIKEKAGKAGVKGKRVKPVMEDDFEDEDLLDEEGLEIPATVQVSLSIARPPKQKAAKTAQTAIAAPISGPTARGKRSNSNNRDQNRRQETEVKRERPQKVEVTGPLTVQELSDLLAVADTEIVKILFMKGMAVSITQNLDIPTITLVGKELEIEVETVEPEAEARKVTEMIEVDDLEHLIRRPPVVTIMGHVDHGKTTLLDSIRKTKVAAGEAGGITQHIGAYHVDIVHDGNPHQIVFLDTPGHEAFTAMRARGARVTDIAVLVVAADDGVRPQTVEAISHAQAAEVPIVVAINKIDKEGAQPDRVKQELTQYGLTPEEWGGETIMVPVSAIKGENLDTLLEMILLVAEVGELSANPDRNARGTVIEAHLDKAKGAVATLLIQNGTLHVGDILVAGSAFGKVRAMVDDRLRRVDAAGPSFAVEVLGLSDVPAAGDEFEVFNNEKEARALASDRADKQRLSRLLQGRVTLTTLSAQAQEGELKELNLILKADVQGSVEAIVGSLKQIPQNEVQIRMLLTAAGEITQTDIDLAAASGAVIIGFNTTYASGARQAADEAGVDVREYNIIYKLIEDIQGALEGLLEPELVEEPLGQTEVRAVFPVGRGAVAGCYVQSGKLVRNCKVRVRRNGKVVYEGVLDSLKRMKDDAREVNAGYECGIGIDKFHDWVEGDIIEAYQMVTKRRTLALTR; this comes from the coding sequence ATGAACAACGGCAAAGTTAGAATCTACGAATTATCAAAGGAATTGAATTTGGATAACAAAGAGCTATTAGCAATTTGCGACCAGCTCAACATTGCGGTCAAAAGCCATAGCAGTACAATTTCAGAATCTGAGGCAGAAAGTATCCGAGAAACTGCGGAAAAATTGGCAGCTACAAACGGAGCATCTAAAAAAGAATTAAATACAAACACCCATAAACCAAATTCAGCACCAGCTGGCTCGCGCAACCGACCTGCGCCCCCTCAAAAACAACAACAAATTTTGGAAATTCGTAAACCCAAAATATTGAGAAACACTACCTCCAACGCTCCCGAAGCGTCAGTTGCTAATAACCAAATTGCTTCTTCTGAAGCTAATTCTCCAACACCTCCACGGCCTGCCACACCAGTCTCACCCATGAAGCCGACGGTTCCATCTCGACCTGTACCACGCAATACATCTGAGACCCCACAACCAGATGTACCAGAAACAGAGCCAACCCCCAAACCGCCGGCTCCAGACAAAGTTGCAGCCCAGAAGTCAGAAAAACCTGCTCAACCAAGACCGAGTAAGCAGGAAAGAGCGCCAAAACCCCAACTGGCAGCACCACCAAGCAGACCGGTGGCAGAAAAGGCCAACCTCATAGCAGACGTAACAATTGCTTCAGGCGAGAAACCAATTCTCAAACGCGATCGCCCACGGCAAGAAGATGAGCGCGAACAAGGTAAACCCAGAGTTGCCAAAGCTGTACAGGGAGAAGTATCAACAGCGCCTGTACAAAAGCCATCTCGTCCCGGTCAAGGCCCCACAAAACCAGAGCAGCGCAGCAGTAGACCAGGCGCACCAGGAGGCGACGGAGTACGTCCACAAAGACCTGCCCGTCCATCAGTAGAAGCTGCGCCAGTCGCTACACCGCCAAGAGCGATCCCCGGTGGCCCTGGTAGAGGAGAAAGAGGCAATGTAGATACAGCAGCGATCGCACCAGACCTCCTCGACTTAAAACGCCCCACCCCACCCCGCATCGGCAAAGGTGGCAAAAAGTGGCAGGAAGAAGAAATCATCGACGAAATCAAAGAAAAAGCTGGCAAGGCAGGCGTTAAAGGCAAGCGTGTCAAGCCAGTAATGGAAGATGATTTTGAAGATGAAGACCTACTAGATGAAGAGGGCTTAGAGATACCCGCAACGGTCCAAGTTAGTCTATCTATTGCTCGTCCTCCCAAACAAAAAGCAGCTAAAACAGCACAAACGGCAATAGCCGCGCCTATCAGCGGTCCAACTGCCAGAGGTAAAAGGTCTAACAGTAACAACCGTGACCAAAACCGCCGCCAGGAAACAGAAGTCAAACGCGAGCGTCCCCAAAAAGTTGAAGTCACTGGGCCGTTGACTGTACAGGAGTTGTCCGACCTCCTAGCCGTAGCCGATACAGAGATTGTGAAAATCCTGTTCATGAAAGGCATGGCGGTGAGCATCACCCAAAACCTCGACATCCCGACAATTACCTTAGTAGGTAAAGAGTTAGAGATAGAAGTCGAAACCGTTGAACCAGAAGCGGAAGCGCGGAAAGTCACCGAAATGATCGAAGTCGATGACTTAGAACATCTAATTCGTCGTCCGCCGGTTGTCACCATCATGGGTCACGTAGACCACGGTAAAACCACCCTCCTCGACTCGATTCGCAAAACCAAAGTTGCAGCCGGTGAAGCAGGCGGTATTACCCAACATATCGGTGCTTACCACGTCGATATTGTCCATGACGGTAATCCACACCAAATTGTCTTCTTAGATACTCCTGGTCACGAAGCCTTTACTGCTATGCGGGCGAGAGGGGCTAGGGTGACAGACATCGCTGTGTTAGTCGTAGCCGCCGATGACGGTGTGCGTCCGCAAACAGTAGAAGCAATCAGCCACGCTCAAGCAGCTGAAGTACCCATTGTGGTAGCCATCAACAAAATTGACAAGGAAGGCGCACAACCAGACCGGGTAAAACAAGAACTCACCCAGTATGGTCTGACCCCAGAAGAATGGGGCGGTGAAACCATTATGGTTCCCGTCAGTGCCATCAAGGGCGAAAACCTGGATACACTGCTGGAAATGATTCTTCTGGTAGCGGAAGTAGGCGAACTCTCCGCCAACCCAGACCGGAATGCTAGAGGTACTGTAATTGAAGCCCACTTGGATAAAGCTAAGGGCGCAGTTGCCACTCTGTTGATTCAGAACGGTACTCTGCATGTAGGAGATATCCTCGTTGCTGGTTCAGCCTTTGGTAAAGTCCGGGCGATGGTTGACGATCGCCTCAGAAGAGTAGATGCAGCTGGGCCTTCATTTGCAGTTGAGGTACTCGGTTTAAGTGATGTACCCGCCGCAGGTGATGAGTTCGAGGTGTTCAACAACGAGAAAGAAGCCAGAGCATTGGCCTCAGACCGCGCCGACAAGCAACGTCTATCTCGTCTATTACAAGGACGTGTCACCCTTACCACCCTGTCCGCTCAGGCTCAAGAAGGCGAGTTGAAAGAACTCAACCTGATCCTCAAAGCCGACGTACAAGGTTCTGTAGAAGCGATCGTAGGATCACTCAAGCAAATTCCACAAAACGAAGTACAAATTCGGATGCTGTTAACGGCGGCTGGCGAAATCACCCAAACAGATATCGACTTAGCCGCAGCCAGTGGAGCCGTAATTATCGGCTTCAACACCACCTACGCCAGTGGAGCCAGACAGGCTGCTGATGAAGCAGGTGTAGATGTGCGGGAATACAACATCATCTACAAACTGATCGAAGATATCCAAGGCGCATTGGAAGGTCTGTTAGAACCAGAGTTGGTAGAAGAACCTCTGGGTCAAACCGAAGTCCGCGCCGTCTTCCCAGTGGGTCGTGGTGCTGTTGCTGGTTGTTACGTCCAATCCGGCAAACTAGTCCGCAACTGCAAAGTGCGGGTACGTCGTAACGGTAAGGTGGTCTACGAAGGCGTGCTAGATTCCCTCAAACGGATGAAAGACGACGCGCGTGAGGTCAACGCTGGTTATGAATGTGGTATTGGTATAGATAAATTCCATGACTGGGTTGAAGGTGACATCATCGAAGCCTATCAAATGGTGACAAAACGCCGTACCCTAGCGCTAACAAGATAG
- a CDS encoding YlxR family protein gives MQPNYRRCISCRKVGLKQDFWRIVRVFPSGNVQLNEGMGRSAYICQQVSCLQAAQKKNRLGRSLKASVPDTLYQTLWHLAQNDPQNSRYS, from the coding sequence ATGCAACCTAATTATCGACGTTGTATTAGTTGCCGCAAAGTTGGACTAAAACAAGACTTTTGGCGAATTGTCCGTGTCTTTCCTTCTGGGAATGTACAATTAAATGAGGGCATGGGGCGTTCAGCCTATATTTGCCAACAAGTGAGTTGCCTACAAGCGGCTCAGAAAAAAAATCGACTAGGGCGATCGCTAAAAGCGTCAGTTCCAGACACACTGTACCAAACATTGTGGCATCTCGCCCAAAATGATCCCCAAAATTCACGCTACAGCTAA
- the nusA gene encoding transcription termination factor NusA — protein MSMVSLPGLKDLIESISRERNLPRLAVQAAIREALLKGYERYRRAQNIERKQFDEDYFDNFEVELDIDDEGFRVLSTKTIVEEVSNTDHQISLDEVQQVAPEAQLGDSVVLDVTPDQGEFGRMAAMQTKQVLAQKLRDQQRQMVQEEFQDLEGTVLQARVLRFERQSVILAVSSTFGQPEVEAELPKREQLPNDNYRANATFKVYLKKVSQGQQRGPQLLVSRADAGLVVYLFANEVPEIEDEVVRIVAVAREANPPSRYVGPRTKIAVDTLDRDVDPVGACIGARGSRIQVVVNELRGEKIDVIRWSPDPATYIANALSPARVDEVRLMDPETRQTHVLVAEDQLSLAIGKEGQNVRLAARLTGWKIDIKDKAKYDQAAEDTKFMEARAKYQQEQEEEEFEEFEDEEDQQEELEDESFDINDDE, from the coding sequence ATGTCAATGGTTAGTTTACCAGGATTAAAAGATTTAATAGAAAGCATTAGTCGTGAGCGGAATTTGCCCAGGTTAGCTGTACAAGCTGCCATTAGGGAAGCACTACTTAAAGGTTATGAACGTTATCGCCGCGCTCAAAATATTGAACGGAAACAGTTCGATGAAGACTACTTCGATAACTTTGAAGTCGAACTAGATATCGATGATGAAGGATTTCGCGTCCTCTCAACCAAAACTATTGTTGAGGAAGTGAGCAATACTGACCATCAAATCTCCCTAGATGAAGTGCAGCAAGTAGCACCTGAAGCTCAACTAGGAGATTCAGTGGTGCTAGATGTGACACCAGATCAAGGTGAATTTGGGCGCATGGCGGCAATGCAAACCAAGCAAGTACTAGCGCAAAAACTCCGGGATCAACAGCGCCAGATGGTGCAAGAAGAGTTCCAAGATTTGGAAGGAACTGTACTGCAAGCTAGAGTTTTACGCTTTGAGCGTCAATCAGTAATTTTGGCAGTCAGCAGCACCTTTGGACAACCAGAAGTAGAAGCAGAATTGCCCAAGCGCGAACAATTACCCAACGATAATTACCGCGCCAATGCCACATTTAAGGTCTATCTGAAAAAAGTTTCCCAAGGTCAGCAACGGGGGCCACAGCTACTAGTATCTCGTGCTGATGCAGGTTTAGTAGTTTATCTATTTGCCAACGAAGTCCCAGAAATTGAAGACGAAGTGGTACGGATAGTTGCCGTAGCTAGGGAGGCAAACCCCCCTTCCCGCTATGTAGGTCCAAGGACTAAAATAGCAGTAGATACCCTAGACAGGGATGTTGACCCAGTAGGCGCTTGTATCGGTGCTAGGGGATCGCGGATTCAGGTAGTAGTCAACGAATTACGCGGTGAAAAAATAGACGTAATTCGTTGGTCGCCAGACCCAGCAACATATATCGCCAATGCCTTAAGTCCGGCGCGTGTGGATGAAGTGCGCCTCATGGACCCGGAGACTCGACAAACTCATGTATTAGTAGCTGAAGATCAATTAAGCTTGGCTATTGGTAAAGAAGGGCAAAATGTCCGCTTGGCTGCCCGGTTAACTGGTTGGAAAATTGATATTAAAGATAAAGCTAAGTACGACCAAGCCGCCGAGGACACAAAATTTATGGAAGCTCGTGCTAAATACCAACAAGAGCAAGAAGAGGAAGAATTTGAAGAATTTGAGGACGAAGAAGATCAACAAGAAGAATTAGAGGATGAGTCTTTCGACATCAATGATGATGAGTAA
- the rimP gene encoding ribosome maturation factor RimP — MTHPLVPPITDLAVPVAEQLGLEVVGIVFHTNQRPPVLRVDIRNPQQDTGLDDCERMSRALEAALDATDIIPDAYVLEVSSPGISRQLVTDREFISFKGFPVIVSTSPPHEGQQEWIGQLIRRDETKVYINQKGRVTEIPRSLITRVLLHEGE; from the coding sequence ATGACTCATCCTTTAGTTCCACCAATTACAGATTTGGCAGTCCCAGTGGCAGAACAACTGGGATTGGAAGTTGTTGGCATTGTTTTTCACACTAACCAACGACCACCAGTCTTGCGGGTAGATATCCGCAACCCTCAACAGGATACTGGTCTGGATGACTGTGAGCGCATGAGCCGTGCTTTAGAAGCTGCTTTAGATGCAACGGATATCATTCCAGATGCCTATGTTTTAGAAGTGTCAAGTCCTGGTATTTCGCGGCAACTGGTAACTGACAGGGAATTTATCTCTTTTAAAGGTTTTCCTGTAATCGTTTCCACTTCCCCACCCCACGAAGGACAACAAGAGTGGATTGGTCAGTTGATTCGCCGGGATGAGACAAAAGTTTACATAAATCAAAAAGGCCGCGTCACAGAAATACCCCGTTCCTTAATTACTAGGGTATTGCTGCATGAGGGCGAATAG
- a CDS encoding peptidoglycan-binding protein, with amino-acid sequence MWCDFGKSGIAIAATCLITSTLVISNTSFAARQRNYTPQQFRAVLRGLGYNVKVTNTPLTDAETKKAISEFQKGYKLTPVDGIAGPKTQDYAANIIQILQANINAVLKPNPPLPRDQFYGPRTETAVKELQKKFQLQETGIANLAFRQRLNEEAKNAISQPTPTASPTPTASPTASPTPTASPKPTASPKPTTSPKPTTSPKPTASPKPTASPKPTTSPTASPTATPTASPTTTP; translated from the coding sequence ATGTGGTGTGATTTTGGAAAATCAGGCATAGCAATTGCTGCTACCTGTTTAATTACTTCTACTTTAGTAATTTCAAATACAAGCTTTGCTGCTCGCCAACGTAATTATACGCCACAACAATTCCGGGCTGTATTACGCGGTTTGGGCTATAACGTGAAAGTAACGAATACACCCCTAACTGATGCAGAGACAAAAAAAGCTATCAGTGAATTTCAAAAGGGTTATAAACTGACTCCAGTTGATGGCATAGCAGGGCCTAAGACTCAAGATTACGCTGCAAACATCATTCAGATATTGCAGGCAAACATAAACGCGGTGCTGAAGCCAAATCCGCCTCTGCCCCGCGATCAATTTTACGGCCCCAGAACTGAAACTGCCGTTAAGGAATTACAGAAAAAGTTTCAGTTACAAGAAACAGGTATTGCTAATCTAGCATTCCGCCAAAGACTGAACGAAGAAGCTAAGAACGCTATTAGTCAACCAACGCCAACGGCATCGCCAACACCAACGGCATCGCCGACAGCATCACCAACACCGACAGCATCGCCAAAACCGACAGCATCGCCAAAACCAACAACATCGCCAAAACCAACAACATCGCCAAAACCAACGGCATCACCAAAACCAACGGCATCGCCAAAGCCAACAACATCACCGACGGCATCGCCAACAGCAACACCAACAGCATCGCCGACAACTACACCTTAA
- a CDS encoding SDH family Clp fold serine proteinase, which yields MGFGIGDLFWIFLLLSSLQPIWQKRQVEYRRLRALQEFQQERKSRVILLIHRQESISLLGIPISRYITIEDSEQILRAIRLTPPEVPIDLILHTPGGLVLATEQIARALIRHPAKVTVFVPHYAMSGGTMLALAADEIVMDANAVLGPVDPQLGNFPAASILKVVKDKPIGDIDDQTLIMADLAGKAIQQVQRFVRTLLKDSMPAQKVSPENIEPIIEALTTGRVTHDYPITVEEATEMGLPITVGLPRSIYDLMDLYPQPQGGRPSVQYIPMPYDGGRPLLPTPKGRPLEEPTQANS from the coding sequence ATGGGATTTGGTATTGGTGATTTATTCTGGATTTTTCTCTTATTATCCTCTCTACAACCCATCTGGCAAAAACGCCAAGTAGAATATCGTCGTCTTCGTGCCTTACAAGAATTTCAACAAGAACGCAAAAGCCGCGTCATCTTATTAATACATCGTCAAGAGTCCATCAGCTTATTAGGCATTCCCATCTCCCGCTACATCACCATTGAGGACTCAGAACAAATACTCCGAGCAATTCGCCTTACACCCCCTGAAGTACCCATTGATTTAATTCTTCACACACCAGGGGGTTTAGTTTTAGCTACCGAACAAATTGCTAGAGCTTTAATTCGTCACCCTGCCAAAGTTACCGTGTTTGTTCCTCACTATGCCATGAGTGGTGGAACCATGCTTGCCCTCGCCGCCGACGAAATTGTCATGGATGCCAACGCGGTACTAGGTCCAGTTGATCCCCAACTAGGTAACTTCCCAGCCGCCAGCATTCTCAAAGTCGTCAAAGATAAACCCATCGGCGACATTGACGACCAAACCCTGATTATGGCAGACCTCGCAGGTAAAGCCATTCAGCAAGTACAGCGCTTCGTGCGGACTCTGCTGAAAGATAGTATGCCTGCACAAAAAGTCAGCCCAGAAAATATCGAACCTATCATCGAAGCCTTGACAACTGGACGAGTCACCCATGACTACCCCATCACCGTAGAAGAGGCCACAGAAATGGGGCTGCCCATAACAGTTGGACTGCCCCGTTCTATCTACGATCTAATGGATTTATATCCCCAACCCCAAGGCGGAAGACCTAGTGTTCAATATATTCCCATGCCTTATGATGGTGGTCGTCCCCTTCTACCTACACCAAAAGGTAGACCTTTAGAAGAGCCTACTCAGGCTAATTCTTAA
- a CDS encoding Uma2 family endonuclease, with the protein MTTFPKYIPQSDPPRPPWETLPTMYDLPSDNPEEPGLPDDFHFLQPILLYLTFQPINWNPELVYCAADLNLYYDLEHPLWYKRPDWFGVVGVQKLYKGQDLRLSYVTWQEPANPFVVVELLSPGTEDEDLGNSQKAENKPPSKWEVYEKILRIPYYIVFSRYTNELRAFQLVGGHYEPINLTQGRILMPELGLSLGTWQGVFRGIEKLWLRWFTLAGELILEPGEEVVAATERAIIAEQEAEQAKRKAEQLAERLRQLGVNPDELV; encoded by the coding sequence ATGACTACCTTTCCTAAATATATTCCTCAATCTGATCCGCCTCGTCCTCCTTGGGAAACTTTACCTACAATGTATGATTTACCCAGCGATAACCCAGAGGAGCCAGGTTTGCCAGACGATTTTCACTTTTTACAACCTATACTTTTATACTTAACCTTTCAACCAATTAATTGGAATCCTGAATTAGTTTACTGTGCTGCTGACCTGAATCTTTACTACGATTTAGAGCATCCATTATGGTACAAACGCCCCGATTGGTTTGGCGTTGTCGGAGTACAAAAATTATATAAAGGTCAAGATTTACGTTTAAGTTATGTCACTTGGCAAGAACCAGCAAATCCTTTTGTAGTAGTTGAATTATTATCCCCAGGTACAGAAGACGAAGATTTAGGCAATAGTCAAAAAGCAGAAAATAAACCTCCTAGTAAATGGGAAGTTTACGAAAAAATTCTCCGCATACCCTATTACATTGTTTTCAGTCGCTACACTAACGAACTTAGAGCATTTCAATTAGTAGGCGGTCATTATGAACCGATAAATTTAACCCAAGGAAGAATATTAATGCCAGAGTTGGGTTTAAGTTTAGGTACATGGCAAGGAGTTTTTCGAGGTATTGAAAAACTATGGTTACGCTGGTTTACCTTGGCAGGGGAATTGATTCTTGAACCCGGCGAGGAAGTTGTTGCAGCCACAGAAAGAGCGATAATTGCAGAACAAGAAGCAGAACAAGCCAAAAGAAAAGCCGAACAACTAGCAGAACGTTTGCGCCAATTAGGAGTAAATCCCGATGAGCTAGTGTAA